From one Paenibacillus sp. FSL K6-1330 genomic stretch:
- a CDS encoding assimilatory sulfite reductase (NADPH) flavoprotein subunit, producing MELQVMNSPFNQEQVELLNRLLPTLTESQRTWLSGFIAALQGTAAAAAVVAAPQANTLAAVSAPVATAAKEVTILYGSQTGNGHGLSKKLSKKLEEVGLQVTMSSMSDFKPNNLKKLQNLLIIVSTHGEGEPPDNAIPFYEFLHSKRAPQVDHLQYSVLALGDTSYEFFCQTGKDFDKRLEELGGKRLTPRVDCDVDFDESAADWMNQVLLSLNEAGAGSSVVENGSAVALSDSTESEFSRSHPFQAEILENLNLNGRGSDRETRHIEISLEGSNLQYEPGDSLGIYPENHPQLVDDLIAAMGWNADEVVVINKHGEARTLRDALLRHYEITVLTKPLIEQVVKISGNEGLQSLLKPGHEQELRTYIEERDLLDLVQDYGLQQVAASDFVSILRKIPARLYSIASSSKAFPDEVHVTVRTVRYEAHGRHRYGVCSVQLAERLEAGDSLPVYIQHNPNFKLPENSDTPIIMIGPGTGVAPFRAFLGEREETGAEGKSWLFYGDQHFSTDFLYQIEWQRWLKDGVLTRMDVAFSRDTDQKVYVQHRMLEKSKELYQWLQEGACVYVCGDEKKMAHDVHSALGSILEQEGGMSPEEAAEYLTLMQQQKRYQRDVY from the coding sequence TTGGAACTTCAAGTAATGAACAGTCCTTTTAATCAGGAACAGGTGGAGCTGCTGAACCGCCTACTGCCCACACTGACAGAATCCCAGCGGACCTGGCTCAGCGGATTTATCGCTGCATTACAGGGAACGGCAGCCGCAGCAGCAGTTGTGGCAGCACCGCAAGCGAACACGTTAGCCGCTGTATCGGCGCCAGTGGCAACAGCTGCTAAAGAAGTCACCATCCTATACGGATCACAGACAGGCAATGGTCATGGATTATCGAAAAAGTTATCGAAGAAGCTGGAAGAGGTTGGCCTGCAGGTCACGATGTCTTCTATGAGCGATTTTAAACCGAATAATCTGAAGAAGTTACAGAATCTCCTGATTATCGTCAGTACGCATGGAGAGGGTGAACCGCCGGATAATGCAATCCCATTCTATGAATTTTTGCATAGCAAGCGAGCACCTCAGGTAGACCATCTTCAATATTCCGTACTGGCGCTGGGGGATACCTCGTATGAATTTTTCTGCCAAACGGGTAAAGATTTCGACAAGCGGCTCGAGGAATTGGGCGGCAAGCGGCTGACGCCAAGAGTAGATTGCGATGTGGACTTTGATGAGTCGGCTGCAGATTGGATGAATCAGGTTCTTCTATCGTTGAACGAGGCTGGAGCGGGATCATCCGTTGTTGAAAATGGGAGTGCGGTAGCCCTGAGCGATAGTACGGAATCGGAATTTTCAAGAAGCCATCCATTTCAAGCGGAAATCCTCGAAAATTTGAACTTGAACGGAAGAGGATCCGACCGTGAAACACGCCATATCGAAATTTCTCTTGAAGGTTCGAATTTGCAGTATGAGCCGGGCGATAGCTTGGGAATCTATCCGGAAAATCACCCGCAGCTGGTGGATGATCTCATCGCTGCTATGGGATGGAATGCTGATGAAGTGGTTGTCATTAATAAGCATGGTGAAGCGCGAACGCTTCGAGATGCCTTGCTCCGTCACTATGAAATCACGGTTCTCACGAAACCTCTGATCGAGCAAGTGGTTAAGATTTCAGGGAATGAAGGACTACAATCATTGCTGAAGCCAGGTCATGAGCAGGAATTGCGCACCTATATTGAGGAACGGGATTTACTCGATCTGGTACAGGATTATGGTCTGCAGCAAGTGGCGGCGAGTGATTTTGTATCCATACTACGCAAGATTCCGGCCCGCCTTTACTCTATCGCAAGCAGCTCCAAAGCATTTCCCGATGAAGTTCATGTTACCGTTCGAACGGTCCGTTATGAAGCACATGGCCGCCATCGCTACGGCGTATGTTCCGTACAATTGGCAGAGCGTCTGGAAGCTGGCGATTCGCTGCCGGTATACATTCAGCATAACCCGAACTTTAAGCTGCCTGAGAATTCGGACACTCCGATCATTATGATCGGACCTGGTACAGGCGTGGCACCTTTCAGAGCCTTTCTGGGGGAACGGGAAGAGACGGGGGCAGAAGGGAAATCATGGTTGTTCTACGGAGATCAGCATTTCTCAACGGACTTCCTCTATCAGATTGAATGGCAGCGTTGGTTGAAGGATGGAGTACTGACGCGTATGGATGTTGCTTTCTCTCGGGATACGGACCAAAAAGTGTACGTACAGCACCGCATGCTGGAGAAGAGCAAGGAGCTATATCAGTGGCTCCAAGAAGGAGCCTGCGTCTATGTTTGCGGCGATGAGAAGAAGATGGCTCATGATGTGCATTCCGCCCTGGGGTCCATTCTCGAGCAAGAAGGCGGCATGAGTCCGGAAGAAGCTGCGGAATATCTGACGCTCATGCAGCAACAGAAACGTTATCAGCGGGATGTGTATTGA